In Castor canadensis chromosome 11, mCasCan1.hap1v2, whole genome shotgun sequence, a single genomic region encodes these proteins:
- the Crct1 gene encoding cysteine-rich C-terminal protein 1, with protein sequence MSQQCASSAKGFSKGSSQGPTPCPAPAPAPAASSSSCCGGGCCGSRSGRRCGCGGDSGCCGSSSTGCCCFPRRRRRQGGCCCCGSGSQRSCNNQSSGCCSGGC encoded by the coding sequence ATGTCCCAGCAGTGCGCTTCTTCCGCCAAAGGCTTTTCCAAGGGGTCTTCCCAGGGCCCCACTCCGTGCCCGGCCCCGGCGCCCGCCCCggccgcctcctcctcctcctgctgtgGCGGCGGCTGCTGTGGCTCCAGATCAGGAAGGCGCTGCGGCTGCGGTGGCGACTCAGGCTGCTGCGGCTCCAGCTCCACCGGATGCTGTTGCTTTCCAAGGAGGCGTCGCCGGCAGGGCGGATGCTGCTGCTGCGGGAGCGGGAGCCAGCGCTCCTGCAACAACCAGAGCTCGGGCTGCTGTTCTGGTGGCTGCTGA